Proteins encoded together in one Anaerotignum faecicola window:
- a CDS encoding Na/Pi cotransporter family protein, with translation MSIFNVLSLIGGLALFLFGMNIMGGALEKQAGGKLKKILEKLTSNPFKGLILGIGVTAVIQSSSATTVMVVGFVNSGLMELGQAIGVIMGANIGTTVTSWLLSLTAIESNNVFISLLKPSSFSPILAAIGVGFYMFSKDAKKKNLGTIFLGFTVLMTGMDTMTAAVKPLADIPEFANILLLFSNPIFGVLAGAVLTAIIQSSSASVGILQALSQTGSLTYGSAIPIIMGQNIGTCVTALISAIGASKNAKRASMVHLYFNLIGSTLFLLVFYLLNAIIGFEFINSSLNAAGIAVIHTTFNVLATMVMLPFSKWLEKLAVLTVKDSKEDEEFQTLDDRFLVTPSVAVFQSREVAIKMATLAKDALYEAIGLTEKFDSHKARDVVEKEDKIDIYEDKLGTYMVKLSRLDISEDDSNETSKLLHCIGDFERIGDHALNIKQTADEIHEKEIEFSPEALAELNVIANAVKEVLDLAIDSFIKNDIALASKVEPLEQVIDMLKATLKTNHIRRLKKGECTTEVGFVFSDLITNYERVADHCSNIAVCIIEIAKNSFSTHEYLHELKESNNKAFEAMYETYREKYALN, from the coding sequence GGCGGCAAACTGAAAAAAATATTGGAAAAATTAACTTCAAACCCTTTTAAAGGGCTTATTTTAGGTATAGGGGTTACCGCCGTTATACAAAGCTCATCCGCGACAACCGTTATGGTAGTAGGATTTGTAAATTCCGGCCTTATGGAACTCGGACAGGCCATAGGCGTAATAATGGGCGCCAATATCGGCACAACCGTTACGTCATGGCTTTTAAGTTTAACCGCTATCGAAAGCAACAATGTGTTTATCTCGCTGTTGAAGCCTTCAAGCTTTTCGCCGATACTTGCGGCAATCGGCGTAGGATTTTATATGTTTTCCAAAGACGCAAAAAAGAAAAATTTAGGCACTATTTTTCTTGGTTTTACCGTATTAATGACTGGCATGGACACTATGACGGCGGCTGTTAAGCCTTTAGCCGACATACCGGAATTCGCAAATATTTTGCTTTTATTTTCAAATCCAATTTTCGGAGTCCTTGCCGGAGCCGTTTTAACGGCAATTATACAAAGTTCGTCCGCTTCGGTCGGCATACTTCAGGCTCTTTCGCAAACAGGGTCTCTTACCTATGGATCAGCCATACCTATTATAATGGGCCAAAATATAGGAACATGTGTAACGGCATTAATTTCTGCCATCGGCGCAAGCAAAAATGCAAAAAGAGCCTCTATGGTTCATTTGTACTTCAATTTAATTGGTTCCACATTATTCCTTTTGGTTTTTTACCTTCTGAATGCTATAATAGGCTTTGAATTTATAAATTCTTCGCTTAATGCGGCAGGCATAGCGGTAATACACACAACATTCAACGTACTTGCAACTATGGTAATGCTTCCTTTTTCAAAATGGCTTGAAAAACTTGCCGTTTTGACCGTAAAAGACAGCAAAGAAGACGAAGAATTCCAAACGCTTGACGACAGGTTTCTTGTTACCCCTTCAGTAGCTGTTTTTCAAAGCCGTGAAGTTGCCATTAAAATGGCAACGTTGGCTAAAGACGCCCTCTATGAAGCTATAGGGCTTACTGAAAAATTTGACAGCCACAAAGCCCGCGATGTTGTTGAAAAGGAGGATAAAATCGATATATATGAAGATAAGCTCGGAACATACATGGTTAAACTGAGCCGCCTTGACATAAGCGAAGATGACAGCAATGAAACTTCAAAGCTGCTTCACTGCATAGGCGATTTTGAACGTATAGGCGACCATGCGCTTAATATCAAACAGACTGCTGACGAAATTCACGAAAAAGAAATTGAATTCAGCCCGGAAGCCCTTGCTGAATTAAACGTTATTGCAAACGCTGTAAAGGAAGTTCTCGATCTTGCAATAGACTCGTTTATAAAAAACGACATTGCCCTTGCATCAAAAGTCGAACCGCTTGAACAGGTTATCGACATGCTTAAAGCCACCCTCAAAACAAACCATATCCGTAGGCTCAAAAAAGGCGAATGTACAACTGAAGTAGGCTTCGTTTTCTCCGATCTTATTACAAACTATGAAAGGGTTGCGGATCACTGTTCAAATATAGCAGTCTGCATAATTGAAATTGCCAAAAACAGTTTTTCAACTCATGAGTACCTGCATGAACTCAAAGAATCGAACAATAAAGCCTTTGAAGCTATGTATGAAACTTACAGGGAAAAATATGCCCTTAATTAA
- a CDS encoding response regulator transcription factor — MTMIYIVEDDINIREMEEYALKNSGFQTMGFSDGESFFEECKTTLPNLVVLDIMLPGSDGLTILKKLRQNDKTKKLPVIMVTAKTSEIDAVKALDSGADDYINKPFGIMEFISRVKAVLRRFDIESEVLYTFEEIVLDDRKREVTADGKVCELTYKEYELLKYLISNSGIVLSRDKIMDNVWGTDFEGESRTVDMHIKTLRQKLGLSGAYIKTVRNVGYKIDVIKEDN, encoded by the coding sequence ATTACAATGATTTATATTGTAGAGGACGATATTAACATACGCGAAATGGAAGAATACGCGCTTAAAAACAGCGGATTTCAGACAATGGGATTTTCTGACGGCGAAAGTTTTTTTGAAGAATGTAAAACAACTCTTCCAAACCTTGTTGTGTTAGATATAATGCTCCCCGGCAGCGACGGCCTCACAATATTAAAAAAGCTAAGACAAAATGACAAAACCAAAAAGCTCCCAGTTATAATGGTAACGGCAAAAACAAGCGAAATAGACGCCGTAAAAGCCCTTGACAGCGGCGCCGACGACTATATTAACAAGCCTTTCGGCATAATGGAATTTATAAGCCGCGTCAAAGCAGTACTTCGCCGTTTTGATATTGAGAGCGAAGTTTTATATACGTTTGAAGAAATTGTCCTTGACGACAGAAAACGCGAAGTTACCGCCGACGGAAAAGTATGTGAACTGACATATAAAGAATATGAACTTTTGAAGTATCTAATATCAAACAGCGGCATTGTTTTAAGCCGCGATAAAATTATGGACAATGTCTGGGGCACAGATTTTGAAGGCGAAAGCCGTACCGTAGATATGCATATAAAAACATTGCGTCAAAAACTCGGCCTAAGCGGGGCATACATAAAAACAGTCAGAAATGTCGGCTATAAAATCGATGTAATAAAAGAAGATAATTAA
- a CDS encoding ATP-binding protein, with protein MEEKINARMLFIGIISMILTASMTITIFHKAFDRQIKTDIRQMAVTLSTIYNGIDDYSDLEAYSDNGIRITLIGKNGDVLFDSDGDESTMENHSLREEIIAAMETGSGEAMRHSDTMGYNTYYYAELLPDGNILRTATNVATMYADYNNTMPMVIVIGILILFISVCLSQMLTKKLVAPIEAMAENIDDIDKDIPYKELEPFALAIKEYHTKKDESSKMRQEFTANVSHELKTPLTSISGYAEMIENGMVKDSDIKVFAGKIHTEAHRLIVLIGDILKLSELDEPNRCDNCEPVDLYKLAEHTIEMLALNAEKSKIKLFLCGNGAVINGSKLMLSELIYNLCDNAIRYNKIGGYIKIKVSSKDGKAYIDIKDNGIGIPKEYQDRIFERFFRVDKSRSKETGGTGLGLAIVKHIAIQHNGCISVESRVDEGTTMHVVLKGMDEKVP; from the coding sequence TTGGAAGAAAAAATTAACGCCCGAATGCTTTTTATAGGAATAATTTCCATGATACTTACGGCGTCTATGACAATAACAATATTCCACAAAGCGTTCGATAGGCAAATTAAAACTGATATAAGGCAAATGGCCGTTACATTGTCAACTATATATAACGGCATAGATGATTACAGCGATCTTGAAGCATATTCGGATAACGGCATACGCATAACTTTAATAGGGAAAAACGGCGACGTTCTTTTTGACAGTGACGGCGATGAATCCACAATGGAAAATCACAGTTTAAGAGAAGAAATCATTGCCGCAATGGAAACCGGTTCCGGGGAAGCCATGAGACATTCCGACACAATGGGATATAATACATATTACTATGCCGAGCTTCTTCCTGACGGAAACATACTTCGCACCGCAACAAATGTTGCCACAATGTACGCGGATTACAACAACACAATGCCAATGGTAATCGTTATAGGTATTTTAATATTATTTATAAGCGTATGCCTAAGCCAGATGCTTACAAAAAAACTTGTAGCTCCTATAGAAGCTATGGCGGAAAACATTGATGATATCGATAAGGATATACCCTACAAGGAACTTGAACCGTTTGCTCTGGCTATTAAAGAATATCACACAAAAAAAGATGAAAGCTCCAAAATGCGCCAGGAATTTACGGCTAATGTTTCCCATGAACTTAAAACTCCGCTTACAAGTATATCCGGCTATGCCGAAATGATTGAAAATGGCATGGTAAAAGATTCGGATATAAAAGTGTTCGCAGGAAAAATTCATACAGAAGCGCACAGGCTTATCGTCCTTATAGGCGATATACTTAAATTAAGCGAGCTTGACGAACCAAACAGATGTGACAACTGCGAACCTGTAGATCTGTATAAACTTGCAGAACATACAATTGAAATGCTGGCTTTGAACGCTGAAAAGTCAAAAATAAAACTTTTTCTATGCGGAAATGGCGCTGTTATAAACGGAAGCAAATTAATGTTAAGCGAACTTATATATAATCTATGTGATAACGCAATAAGATATAACAAAATAGGCGGATACATCAAAATCAAAGTATCTTCTAAAGACGGAAAAGCATATATAGATATAAAAGATAACGGAATAGGCATCCCTAAAGAATATCAGGACAGAATATTTGAAAGGTTTTTCAGGGTAGATAAAAGCCGCAGCAAAGAAACCGGAGGCACCGGCCTCGGCCTTGCCATTGTAAAACACATAGCTATACAACATAACGGCTGTATAAGCGTTGAGAGCCGGGTTGACGAAGGCACAACAATGCACGTTGTTTTAAAAGGGATGGATGAAAAAGTACCGTAA